DNA sequence from the Methanofollis formosanus genome:
CGTCTACCGCGACGGGAAGATCCACGAGATGGATTTTGCCCGGGGCATCGTGACCAGGCGCCTGACCAGACGGGAAGAGAGCCTCGACGAGCTGAAGGCCAGGTACGTCCAGATCTACGGCACCGAGGGCGACTGGGAAGAGATCGGGGACGACCGGGACCGCTTCCTGATGGAGTTCGGGGATCGGCTCACCGGGACGAAGATCCGGTTCCTCCCCGACCCGGCGATCTTCGAGACCGTCACCTTCGATTTCGAGGTCCTTGCCCACCGGATGCGCGAACTCGCCTTCCTCAACTCAGGGATCACCATCACGATCCAGGACGAGCGGACGGGGGAGGAGGAGCGCCACTGCTACAAGGGCGGGATCAGCGAGTTCATCAGGCACCTCACCGCCAGCACCGAGAAGATCCACGAGGACGTCATCACCTTCGACCGGAAAGACGAGGAGAACAAGATCGAGGTGGAGGTCGCCCTCCAGTACACCGCCACCTACAAGGAACAGATCTTCACCTTCGTCAACTCGGTGAACACCAGGGAAGGCGGCACGCACCTCGAGGGGTTCAGGAGCGCCATCACCCGTGCGATGAACACCTCGGCCAGGAAGAACAACCTCCTCAAGGGCGACAAGTCTCTGCGGGGCGAAGATGTCAGAGAAGGGCTCTGCGCCGTCATCTCCCTCAAGGTCGCCAATCCCCAGTTCGAGGGGCAGACCAAGATGCGCCTGGGCAACTCCAATGTGCGGGGCATCGTCGATTCCCTCGCCTACGCCTCGCTCACCGAATACTTCGAGGAGAACCCGAAGGTCCTTCAGGCGATCGTCGGCAAGGCCCTCCTTGCCGCACGGGCACGCGAGGCCGCCCAGAGCGCCCGCGAACTGGCGCGGCGCAAGAGTACCCTGGAGAGCACCGGCCTCCCGGGCAAACTCGCCGACTGTTCCGAACGCGATCCCGCAAAGAGCGAAGTCTATATTGTGGAAGGAGACTCGGCAGGCGGTTCGGCCAAACAGGGGCGTGACCGCAGGTTCCAGGCGATCCTTCCGTTGCGGGGCAAGATTCTCAACGTCGAGAAGGCCTCGCCCCACAAGATCCTGAAGAACGCCGAGATCCAGGCACTCATCTCCGCGATCGGTACCGGCGTCGGGGAGCACTTCGACGCCGATCGGGCACGCTATCACCACATCGTCCTGATGACCGATGCCGATGTGGACGGGGCGCACATCAGGACGCTGCTCCTCACCTTCTTCTTCAGGTACATGCCCGAACTCATCGAGCGCGGGTATGTCTACATCGCCCAACCACCGCTCTTCAGGGTGAGTAAGGGCAAAAAAGAGCGCTACACCTACAGCGAGGAGGAGATGAAGGTCATCCTCGCCGATATGGGTGAGAAAGGCGTGAGCGTCCAGCGGTACAAGGGTCTCGGCGAGATGAACGCCGGCCAGCTCTGGGAGACCACGATGGACCCCGAGCACCGGGTGCTCAAGCAGGTGCAGATCGAGGACGCAAGTTATGCGAACGAGATCTTCGAGAAACTGATGGGCGACGCCGTCGAGCCGCGGCGCGAGTTCATCAAGAAGCATGCACAGGAGGTGAAGAACCTTGACATCTGAGACAGCCGGGAAGCAGCGGGTGATCCCGGTCACGGTCGAGACCGAGATGAAGTCCTCGTACATCGACTACGCCATGAGCGTCATCATCGGCCGGGCCATCCCCGACGTGCGGGACGGCCTCAAGCCGGTCCACCGCCGTATCCTGTATGGGATGTGGGAGATCGGCAACACCCACGACAAACCCACCAAGAAGAGTGCGAGCATCGTCGGCCATGTGATGGGGAAGTACCACCCGCACGGCGACGCCGCGATCTACGACACCATGGTGAAGATGGCGCAGCCCTTCTCGTATCGGTACATGCCGGTCGAAGGGCAGGGCAACTTCGGCTCCATCGACGGCGACTCGGCTGCGGCGATGCGATATACCGAGGCGCGGCTCACGCCTCTCGCGGAGGCGATGCTCGACGACCTGGAGAAGGAGACGGTGGATTTCATCCCGAACTTCGACGAGTCGACGAAAGAGCCGACCGTCCTCCCGGGAAAGATGCCGAATCTTCTGGTCAACGGGTCGTCAGGGATCGCCGTCGGGATGGCGACGAACATGCCGCCGCACAACCTCGGCGAGGTCTGCGACGCGCTCTGCACCTACATCGACGACCCGGGCGTCACGGTCGAGGAACTGATGCACACGATCCCGGCCCCCGACTTCCCGGGCGGCGGGGTGATCATGGGCACGGCCGGCGTCCGCTCGGCCTACCTGACCGGACGGGGCAAGTGCGTCGTCAGGGGGGTCGCCGAGATCGAGGAAGAGGGAAAACGCCCCAGGATCATCATCACCGAGATCCCCTTCCAGGTGAACAAGGCAAACCTCGTCGAGCAGATCGCGAACCTCGTCAAGGACAAGCGGGTCGAGGGGATCACCGACATCCGCGACGAGTCCGACAAGGACGGGATCAGGGTCGTCATCGATCTGCGGCGCGACGCCATGCCCCAGGTGATCCTGAACCAGCTCTACAAGCACACGCCGCTTGAGAGCACCTTCGGGATCAACAACCTGGCCATCGTCGACGGGCGGCCGATGGTGCTCGGCCTGCCGGCGCTGCTCGGCTACTTCCTCGATCACCGGGTGGAAGTGATCCGCCGGCGGACGGAGTTCGACCTGCGCAAGGCCCAGGAGCGGGTCCATGTCCTCAACGGACTGGTCGTTGCCCTCGAGAGCATCGACGACGTCGTCGCGGCGATCAGGGCGTCAAAGAGCGCCGAGGACGCCCGCGAGGCCCTGATATCCAGGTTCGGTCTCGACGAGGTCCAGGCAAACGCCATCCTCCAGATGCAGCTCCGCCGCCTCGCGGCCCTGGAGCAGCAGAAGGTGCTCGACGAGCGCGAGGCCCTCGGCAGGGAGATCGCACGTCTGCAGGAGATCCTCTCCGACCGGGCTCACATCCTGAGAGAGATCAAGAAAGAGGTCGCGGCGATCAGGGAGGAGTTCGGCGACGAGCGGCGGACGCAGATCGCGGCGGCCGAGGAGGAGATCTCCAAGGCCGACCTCATCGAGGACAAACCGGCCCTGGTCTCTCTCACTGCCACCAATTATATCAAGCGCCTCCCGCTGGAGACGTACCGCAAGCAGCGCCGGGGCGGTCGGGGCATCATCGGGATGGCCACCAAAGAGGACGATGTGGTCACCGACGTCTTCGTGGCTTCCACCCACGACTACCTCCTCTGCTTCACCAACCTGGGCAGGATCTACTGGATGCGGGTCTGGGATATCCCTGAAGCAGCCCGCACCGGGAAGGGGAAGGCAATCGTCAACCTCCTCAACCTGAGCGGGGACGAGCGGGTCACCACCGTCATCCCGGTCAGGGATTTCGAGCCCGGAAGATTCCTCTTCTTTGCGACAAAGGGCGGCATGGTCGTCAAGATCCCGATCGAAGAATTCTCCAGGCCCAGGCCGAGCGGGATCCTCGCGATCAAACTGAAGGACGACGACGAACTGGTGGACGTGAAGATCACCGACGGGAAGCAGGAGATCTTCCTGACGACCTGGAAGGGTCTGGGCCTCAGGTTCAAGGAAGAGGAGATCAGGAGTCTTCACCGCAACGGTCAGGGCGTGATCGGGATCAGGCTGCGGCCCGGAGACTGTCTCGTCTCCCTTGCCCTGGTGGAGAAGGACTATCTGCTCGCCGTCACCGGCCGGGGCGCCGGCAAACTGATCCTCTTCGACGAGTTCAAGGGCCGCCACCGCGGCACGATGGGGATCAGAAACCTCAGGGCCGCCTATGGCGACGGGGTCGTGGCGGCGAAGGCGGTCTCGGCAGAGGACGAGATCATCCTGATGAGCGCCTCGGGGATCGCGATGCGGACCAGAGTCTCTGAGATCTCGATCCAGAAGCGGGACACCCGCGGCGTGCGGGTGATGAAGATGGGCGAGGGCGATAAACTCGTGGGGTTCGCCCTCGTCCAGAGCGAAGAAGAAGAAGAAGACGAAAACTGAAGAAGCGGTCTTCTTCGGGGACCGACCGAAAATCCGGTTCTCCTCTTTTTTTCGGATTCGTTGCATCGGGCATGAACTCGATCAGGTGCATCGCCGGATTGCCGCCTCCGTCTCGTCTCAGGCGGGGCGATGATGACGAAGCAGGAGCCGTCCCCCCCTATCTTCTCGCGAGACGGCAGAACAGATTCGGTGACGATGGGACGGCACATTCTGATCATCTCGCCCCTCCCGCAGGCATGACCCCAAAGATAGAACCCGGCCCAGGAAGAGGCGATCATCATTCAGCGGGATCACGCGTTCGTGCCGTCCCCCGCACTATCTTTTCGCGAAATGGCAGAACAGATCCGAAGATGAGGGGGACGGCACGGTCTGATCATCGTACCTTTCCTGTCGGCATGACCCCGAAGATAGAACCGGGACGGGAACAGGTCGATCAATTTTCAGCGGGATCACGCGTTCGTGCCGTCCCCCGCACTATCTTTTCGCGAAATGGCAGAACAGATCCGAAGATGAGGGGGACGGCACGGTCTGATCATCG
Encoded proteins:
- a CDS encoding DNA topoisomerase subunit B; its protein translation is MKETYDASHITVLKGLEPVRERPAMYIGSTDTRGLHHLVYEVVDNAIDEALAGYCDHVTLVLGVDGSCAVVDNGRGIPVDRMDGGKSALEVVLTVLHAGGKFDKSTYQVSGGLHGVGVSVVNALSTGLTATVYRDGKIHEMDFARGIVTRRLTRREESLDELKARYVQIYGTEGDWEEIGDDRDRFLMEFGDRLTGTKIRFLPDPAIFETVTFDFEVLAHRMRELAFLNSGITITIQDERTGEEERHCYKGGISEFIRHLTASTEKIHEDVITFDRKDEENKIEVEVALQYTATYKEQIFTFVNSVNTREGGTHLEGFRSAITRAMNTSARKNNLLKGDKSLRGEDVREGLCAVISLKVANPQFEGQTKMRLGNSNVRGIVDSLAYASLTEYFEENPKVLQAIVGKALLAARAREAAQSARELARRKSTLESTGLPGKLADCSERDPAKSEVYIVEGDSAGGSAKQGRDRRFQAILPLRGKILNVEKASPHKILKNAEIQALISAIGTGVGEHFDADRARYHHIVLMTDADVDGAHIRTLLLTFFFRYMPELIERGYVYIAQPPLFRVSKGKKERYTYSEEEMKVILADMGEKGVSVQRYKGLGEMNAGQLWETTMDPEHRVLKQVQIEDASYANEIFEKLMGDAVEPRREFIKKHAQEVKNLDI
- the gyrA gene encoding DNA gyrase subunit A; amino-acid sequence: MTSETAGKQRVIPVTVETEMKSSYIDYAMSVIIGRAIPDVRDGLKPVHRRILYGMWEIGNTHDKPTKKSASIVGHVMGKYHPHGDAAIYDTMVKMAQPFSYRYMPVEGQGNFGSIDGDSAAAMRYTEARLTPLAEAMLDDLEKETVDFIPNFDESTKEPTVLPGKMPNLLVNGSSGIAVGMATNMPPHNLGEVCDALCTYIDDPGVTVEELMHTIPAPDFPGGGVIMGTAGVRSAYLTGRGKCVVRGVAEIEEEGKRPRIIITEIPFQVNKANLVEQIANLVKDKRVEGITDIRDESDKDGIRVVIDLRRDAMPQVILNQLYKHTPLESTFGINNLAIVDGRPMVLGLPALLGYFLDHRVEVIRRRTEFDLRKAQERVHVLNGLVVALESIDDVVAAIRASKSAEDAREALISRFGLDEVQANAILQMQLRRLAALEQQKVLDEREALGREIARLQEILSDRAHILREIKKEVAAIREEFGDERRTQIAAAEEEISKADLIEDKPALVSLTATNYIKRLPLETYRKQRRGGRGIIGMATKEDDVVTDVFVASTHDYLLCFTNLGRIYWMRVWDIPEAARTGKGKAIVNLLNLSGDERVTTVIPVRDFEPGRFLFFATKGGMVVKIPIEEFSRPRPSGILAIKLKDDDELVDVKITDGKQEIFLTTWKGLGLRFKEEEIRSLHRNGQGVIGIRLRPGDCLVSLALVEKDYLLAVTGRGAGKLILFDEFKGRHRGTMGIRNLRAAYGDGVVAAKAVSAEDEIILMSASGIAMRTRVSEISIQKRDTRGVRVMKMGEGDKLVGFALVQSEEEEEDEN